In Alcaligenes faecalis, the sequence CAGGGGCATTATCTGACCGGCTACGGCCCAGGCAGCAGCCAGCTGCAACGCCTGCAAGTGCCTTCGGCCAACGTGCCTCCCAAAGCCACCACCGCCCTGGAATTCAAGCCCAACCTGCCCGGTGGTGCCGAAGCAATTCCAACGACCAAAACACAGCAAAAAACCGATGCCAATGGCGATCTGGTTTTCAAGCCCAAGCTGGATGCCAACGGCAATCCTGAAATGACGCCCAAGCTGGATGCCAATGGTAATCCTGTTCTGGACGGCAGCGGTAACCCTGTCATGGAACCCGTGATGGAGCCAGACATGGAAACCGTGGCGGTCAACGTGTTTGATCCCAAAGATTCCACCACTTACAGCAATTCATTCAGCTACTCCGTCTACGATTCGCTGGGTAACAGCCACGAGATTTCCCAATACTTCGTCAAGCGTCCCCCCAATGGGGCCGGCGAGAGTGTGTGGGAGGTGTACTACATGGAAGGCAGCAAACCCTTGTCGCCTGCCAGCGCAACCATGACCTTTAACGGTTCGGGCGTGATGACCAGCCCCAATCCGGCGACCGTCAGTGTGACCCTGGCCAATCCCGGCGGCAATGCCTCGCCTGCGGATGATCTGGTGTTCGAGATGCGTTACACCGGCACCACCCAGTTCGGTGGCGAGTTCGCCAAGGGCAAGCCTTACCAGGATGGTTACGCCACCGGTGAGTACGCTGGCATGAATATTGACAAGGACGGCACCATGGTTGCGTCCTACACCAACGGTGCAACGCAGCGTCTGGGTTCCCTGGTTCTGGCCGACTTCAGCAACCTGCAAGGTCTGAGCCCCGTGGGCGGTAACGCCTGGGTCGAGACCGGCGCATCGGGTCAGCCTATCCTGGGTCGTCCCGGCGAGAACGGTCTGGCCACGATCAAGGGTCAGGCGGTGGAAGAGTCCAACGTGGACATGGGTCAGGAACTGGTCAATATGATTATTGCCCAGCGTACCTACCAGGCTAATGCCCAGACCATCAAGACGCAGGATCAGGTTCTGCAAACCCTGGTCAACCTGCGTTAAGAGCTGTCATGGATCGCCTGATTTATACCGCCATGAATGGCGCCCAGCGCACGCTGGAGCAACAAGACGTCATTACCAACAACCTGGCCAACGTGAACACGTCCGGTTTTCGCCAGCAGTTGGCGTATTACCGTTCTGTGCCTGTCACTAGTGATGTGGGCTCGCAAACCCGCGTCGGTACGGCCACGGTGACACCGGGCAGCCGTTTTCAGCCCGGTGCCATGGCCGAGACCGGCAACGCGCTGGATGTGGCCATTGCGGGCGAGGGCTGGTTTGCCGTCCGTGCGCTGGATGGCCAGGAAGCCTATACGCGGGCAGGCGATCTGGTGGTCAACGCCCAGAACCAGCTGGTGACACAAGGTGGCTTGCCCGTGCTGAGTGCGGATGGTCAGGCCATTGAAATCCCGGATCGCGGTTCGATCACCTTCTCCAGCGACGGTCAGTTGACCGCGCTGGGAGCGGGGGACAACCCGCGCGACATCCAGGTGATGGGTCAGTTGAAGATGGTCAATCCTCCCTCCGCCGATTTGCTGCGCGGTCAGGATGGTTTGTTTCGCATGAGTAATGGAGCGCCAGCCCCGGTTGATCCTTCGGTGCGCATGGTTTCCGGCTTTATCGAGAAAAGCAACGTGAACCCGGCTGAAGCGATGGTGGCCATGATTGCCAATGCGCGTCGCTTTGAAACCCAGATGAAGGTCATCCAGGACGCCAGCGCACGCGAAGATCGGGCCAATTCTCTACTTTCATTTAATGGCTAAGCCGCGCCCATAGCGCCGGCATTAGCTTCAAGGATTACACACACATGATTCGCTCTCTGTGGATTGCCAAGACCGGTCTGGAAGCCCAGCAGACCAATATGGACGTTATCTCCAATAACTTGGCCAACGTGAATACCACCGGCTTCAAACGTACCCGTGCGGTGTTTGAAGACCTGATGTACCAAACCATCCGTCAGCCCGGCGCTCAAGTCGGTGCCGCCAACCAGCTGCCTACCGGCTTGCAGGTTGGTACCGGTGTGCGCACCGTGGCGACCGAGCGTATCCATACCCAAGGTGACATGAAGCACACGGGCCACAATATGGACATCGCCATTCAGGGCAGCGGTTTCCTGCAAGTGGAAATGCCGGACGGCACGTTTGCCTACACACGCGACGGTAGCTTGCAGCGTGACCAGAATGGTCAGCTGGTGACTGCTGGCGGTTACCCCATTCAGCCTCCCATCAATATTCCTGATAACGCGCTGGAACTGACGATTGGCCGTGATGGCACCGTGTCGGTGACTCAGCCTGGTGCAGCCGGTACGAGTGTGGAAGTGGGCCAGTTGCAACTGAGCACCTTCGTGAATCCGGCCGGCCTGCAAAGCATGGGCGAGAACCTGTACATCGAAACCGATGCTTCGGGTGCCGCCAACTTCCTGCAACCCGGCATGGACGGTGCAGGTCTGGTCATGCACAAGTACAACGAAACCTCCAACGTCAACGTGGCCGAGGAACTGGTCAATATGATCAGCACCCAGCGCGCCTACGAAATCAACAGCAAGGCCGTTTCCACGGCTGACCAGATGCTGGCTCGCCTGACACAGCTTTAAATCTAAAGAGATCGTGACAATGTTCCAAGCTCTGATGAGCCGTCTTGCCTTGTGCGCGCTGGTGATCCTGTCCGGTTGTGCGCTGGTGCCCCCTGAAGATGTGGTAACCGGCCCCCTGACGGCGGCCCCGCCACCGGCGGTGCCTGCAGCCGTGGTGGCCAATGGCTCTATCTACCAGCCCTCGGCTTACGGCAACTATCCGCTGTTTGAAGACAGACGGCCACGTAATGTGGGCGACATTGTCACGATCATGATCCAGGAACGCACCAACGCGGCCAAGAACGTCTCGACCAATACGGATCGGACAGGCAGCGGTGGCCTGGACTTTACGGGCGTCCCGGCCTTTCTGCCGAACGAAGTGGGCAGCAAGCAGAACTTTGAAGTCAGCGGCGCGAACAAGGCCCAGGGCAAGGGTTCCAGCCGTGCCGACAATACCTTCAGCGGCACTTTGACAACAACGGTGGTCGGCGTGTTACCCAATGGCAACTTGCAGGTGGCCGGTGAAAAGCAGATCGCCATTAACCGTGGCAGCGAGCACATTCGCTTCTCCGGTGTGGTGGACCCGCGTTCCATTACTGGCAGCAATACGGTGTCCTCCACCCAGGTGGCCGATGCCCGCATCGAGTTTCGTAGCAAAGGGGTTATGGACGAAGTCCAGACCATGGGTTGGCTACAGCGTTTTTTCCTGAATATTTCTCCGTTCTGAGCCTTTTGCTTGTTATGGCGTTTTCCATGAGTCGTACTCGTTTTTCTTCTTATCGCCATGTGCTGCAAGCAGCCATGCTGGCGGCGGGCCTGTTGCTGGCTCCGGCCAGTCAGGCCGAGCGTATCAAGGATCTGGCATCCATTCAGGGCGTGCGTGACAACCCGCTGATCGGCTACGGCCTGGTCGTGGGTCTGGATGGCAGCGGTGACCAGGTGCGTCAGGCTCCGTTCACCCAGCAAAGTCTGACCAATATGCTGTCCCAGCTGGGGGTGACGATTCCCCAGGGCAGCAATATGCAGCTCAAGAACGTGGCGGCCGTGATGGTGACGGCCCGTTTGCCTGCCTTTGCCCGTCCGGGCCAGGGCGTGGATGTGGTCGTGTCCTCCATGGGTAATGCCAAGAGTCTGCGTGGCGGCACCTTGCTGATGACACCGCTGAAAGGCGCTAACGGTCAGGTCTACGCCATTGCCCAAGGCAACTTGCTGGTGGGTGGGGCAGGGGCCGAAGCGGGTGGTTCCAGCGTACAGGTCAACCAGCTTAATGGCGGCACGATTCCTGGCGGCGCAACGGTCGAGCAAAGTGTGCCCACGACCTACGCCCGGGACGGCGTGATCAATCTGGAAATGAATTCCTCGGATTTCGGTACAGCCCAGAACGTGGTGGCGGCCTTGAACAAGCAGTTTGGTCCTTCCACCGCAACGGCGCTGGATGGCCGTTTGATTCAGGTGCGCGGTCCTTTGGACCCGCAGGCTCAAACCGCCTTTATTTCGCATGTTGAAAACCTGCAAGTGAATCTGCCACCGGCACGTGCTCGTGTGGTGATCAATGCTCGTACCGGCTCGGTGGTCATGAACCGCACGGTAACGATTGATGAAGCCGCCATTGCCTACGGCAATCTGTCTGTGGTCATCAGCCGTCAACCGCAAGTCAGTCAGCCGGATACACCGTTTGGTGGTGGTCAGACCGTGGTGGCTGACAGCACCCAGATTGAAATGCGCAGTGATAGCGGCTCCCTGCAACGCGTCAAGACCAGTGCCAATCTGGCCGATGTGGTCCGCGCCTTGAATGCCTTGGGTGCCACCCCTCAAGACTTGTTGTCCATTTTGCAGAACCTGAAAAGCGCGGGCGCTTTGCGGGCTGATTTGGAGATCATCTAATGAGTGTGCAGTACTTCCCACCTCCAGGATCGGGAACACAGGTTTCGATTTTTGACCCGCAACAACTGGCTCAACTGCGTCGGCAAGCCGGGCAGGACGGCCAGAATCAGGCCACCCAGCTGCAAGTGGCTCGTCAGTTCGAATCCCTGTTCATTCAGAATATTTTGAAGCAGGCGCGGGCCGCCAATCCCGAAGGTGGCATGTTTGATACGCAGTCGGTGCGCATGGCGCAAAGCCTGGGTGATGAGCAACTGGCCATGCAATTGGCTGACCCTGGCATTGGCCTGGCCAAAGCCTTGCAAGCGCAGATGAGCGGGCAGGACAGCGAGCCTTTTGGTGCTGCGTCCTACGACCCGGAAGCGGCACATTCACGCCGTGCGGATCTGCGTTCGCGCATGCCCAATGACCGTTCCATTGATGCGGCCTCCATTGCCGAGCTGATCGACAAGCTCAGCAATAACAACACCGTGCAGCGCGTGTACTCCTCGATTCAGGGCGCGCCCAACCATATTCGCCAGTTTGTGGACCGCATGAACACGGCCGCAAAAGTGGCCGCCGAAGACAGTGGTGTACCCGCCAAGCTGATCTTGAGTCAGGCGGCGCTGGAGTCAGGCTGGGGCAAGCGTGAAATCATGCACGCGGATGGCTCCACCAGCCACAACCTGTTTGGTATCAAGGCCACCCCGTCCTGGAAGGGCAAGACGGTGGAAGTCATGACGACGGAATATCAGAACGGCGTGGCGCGCAAAATGACGCAGACCTTCCGTGCTTATGACTCCTATGCCGAGTCGTTTGCGGACTATGCGCGCCTGATCGGTAATAACAAACGCTATGAAAGCGTAAAACAAGCGGCTTCGCCTCAAGAAGCAGCGCAGCGTATTCAGGATGCGGGCTACGCCACTGACCCCTCCTACGCCAAAAAACTGATCTCCATCATGGCCTACTTTGATGGCGGCAAGTCTTAATTATTGATACAGGTCTAAATATTGCACCAAGGTGGTCGTTAAAAAGCAGCATGTTCATTTTTCGCCTTGGACACTACGGGCCGGGCAGGACAGAAAGGATTTGATATGAATCTCGCCAACCTTGGTATTACCGGCTTGTTTGCCGCTCAAAAGCGCATGCAGGTGACGGGCCACAATCTTAATAATATTGATACCGCTGGCTATAACCGCCAATCGGTCCTGGTTGAGACGGCTGGTTCGGTTGGAAGCGGCAGTGGCTATTACGGCCGTGGCGTGCAGGTGGTCACCGTGCAGCGCTCCTACGACAACTTTCTGTATCAGCAACTGGTGCGCTCGCAAACGGCTGGCGCGGCTCTGGTCAGCTACGGTACGGAAATTGCCCAGCTGGACAATCTGTTCTCGGACCGCACGGTTGGCATCAGCCCCGCTTTGCAAAATTTCTTCAATGGTCTGGAAGCCGTGGCATCGCAGCCTGCTGATCCTTCGGCTCGCCAGGAACTGCTGGGCCGTGCTGAAAGTCTGGCTACCCAGATTCGTGACGCGACGTCCTACATGAACCGCGTCAACGAGAACATCAATACCCAGGTGGGCACCGCCGTTACCCAGATCAACAGCTATCTGGAACGTATCGATAACGTCAACAAACAGATCGTCACCGCCAAAGGCACCACGCCCGGTCACGAGCCCAATGACTTGCTGGACCAGCGTGAACAACTGGTGGCCGAGCTGGGTCAACTGATTGATGTACGTACCGTCGAGCAAGATGGTCGGATGAGCATCACCACAGCGGGCGGACAGATGTTGCTGGGTGGCGAACGTGTTTACCCCTTGCATGCCGTGCGCTCGGCTGAGAATCCCGAGCGTATGGTGGTCGGCTTTACCTCTGCCCTGAATGTGGACGGCAAGATGGTGGTGTCCGAGTTCCGTGAAGGGGCCATTAAAGGTGGCACCTTGGGTGGCCTGCTGCAGTTCCGTCAGGAAAGTCTGGAGCCTGCGATCAATGCGCTGGGCCGTTTGGCAGTGGGCCTGGCTCACACTGTGAACGACATTCATCGTCAAGGTACGGACCTGAAGGGTGACGCTGGCAAAGATATGTTCAGCGTCAGCGGCCCGAAAGTGACCGCCAATGGCAATAACCCGGTCAGCAGCGGTGTTCCTGGTGTGTCTTTTTACAAAGACCCCGTTGATCCGGCTGATCCCAGCAAGGGTTACACCCAGCCAGTCGACAAGCTGACGGGCGACAACTACCGCATCGAGCGTGTGGATGGCCGCTTCCAGCTGCGTAACCTGAGCAGCAATGACGTCACCCCCTTGAACGGTCCGGACAAGAACGGCGGCATTACGCGTGTAGATGGTCTGGAAATTGATGTCTCCAGCCTGAAAACCAAATCCCAGGATGGCGACTCCTGGTTGCTGCAACCCACCGTCAATGCAGGTAGCAGCTTGCAGGTAGAGATCAAGCGTCCGCAGGATATTGCTGCAGCTGACAAAGACACCGGTTCGGCTAACGGTGCCATTGCCCAGAAACTGGCGGACCTGCGCAATACCAAAGTGCTGGCCGACGGTTCTTTGAGCCTGAATGATTCTTTTGGTCAGATCGTGAACCGTATTGCGGTGCAAACGCAGCAAAACGGCACGGCAGCCAAAGCCCAGTTAAAGCTGATCGAGCAAAACTATGCCGCTCAGCAAACCTTGTCCGGCGTGAACAAGGACGAGGAATACATCATGCTTCAGCGTTATCAGGAGCAGTATCAGGCGGCAGCCCGCCTGATTGATGTCAGCTCCCAGATGTTTGACACCCTTTTAGGCCTGCGTAGTTGAGTACGGCTCTTTAGTCTTGAAATTGGAACCTTGCTATGCGTATTAGTTCTTCTCTTTTCTTTCAGACGGGCCTGAACTCGATCAACAAGCAGCAGTCTGATCTGATGCGGGTTTTTCAGCAGATGAGCACGCAAAAGCGTTTGATCACCCCTTCGGATGATCCGCTGGCTTCGGCTCAGACCATTAACCTGGCCCAGTCCCAGGCCATGGACAAGCGCTACGGTGAAAACCGTGAAGTGGCCATGCGTGCTCTGGGTGAAGAAGAAAACCTGCTCAACGCCGTCAACCTGCAGTTGCAAAGCGTGCAGACCCGTCTGGTGGAAGCCTCTACCGGCACCATGTCCGATGCGGACCGCAGCACCCTGGCCACGGTGATGGAAAGTGCGCTGGATACCTTGTTTGGCTTTGCTAATACCAAGGATGGTTCGGGCCAGTACCTGTTCTCCGGGGCCAAAGGCACGACACAGGCCTTTGAGCGCACCGGCAATACCTACAGCTATACGGGCGATACCAATAGCCGTGATATCCAGGTTGAGCAAACCCGTCAAATGGATTCGGCCGATCATGGCCGCACCATTTTCGAGCGTGCCAATCCGGGCTCGACCGCCTATTTCACACAGGCCAATGCCAATACGGGCTCCGCTGTGGTCAGCGCGCCCAATGGCAACTCCTCTTTGGCCGGTGCTGAAGCGAATTACACCATCCGCTTTACCTCCGAAACCGAGTACGACATTGAAGTGAATGGCACGGTTGTCAGCCAGGGCGTACTGGATGAGAACGAGCGTCAGCGTATCAATCTGCCCGGTGGCGTCAGCGTTCAGATCGAAGGCAAGCCCGCCGTGGGTGACAGCTTCGAGGTCAGCTCGGTGGACAGCACCAGCTCGGCTGACATGAATATGTTCAACACCTTGCAGTCGGTGGTTGAAGCCCTGCGCAAACCCGTCAGCGGCGACCCCGCTGCTCAGGCCGAGTTCCGCAACGCGATGAACTCGGCCATGCAGCGTATCGGAGAAAACTTCGATAACGTGCAGACCGTGATTTCCTCGGTAGGTACGCGCATGAACGAAATTGATGCCTTGAGCGCCAACGGCGCGGCTCGTGCCCTGAACTACACCAATGAGCTCTCGCGTCTGGAAGATCTGAACCCTTTTGATGCGTCTACTCAGTTGCAGTTGCGCAAGGCCGCGCTGGAAATGTCGGCCATGGCGTTCCAGACGATTCAGAGCATGAGTTTGTTCAATATGAATCGCTAAGTCTGCGTTCCTTTTTTGGGTGGTTTTTCCTTAACCGGCAGTCAAGCACCACGTGCGGGAATCTTCTATGCTTTTTAAGAATTTGAGTCTAAAGGTCGGCATGACCTTTTGTATTGCTGCTCTGATGGCATTGACAGTGGCCATGGCAGGCTGGGCGCTGTATTACTTTCATGGCCTGCTGGCCTTGGGCTCGGGCGATAAGGTATTGCGCACTCTGCAAGAGCAGCAGAGCATGTTCAATATCGTTCTGACCGTTGTGCTGGTGCTGGCCGTGCTGCTGGGCCTGGCCGCTATCAGCTACTTCTTCCGTCGTGTGGTGCGTCCTTTGGGCGACTTTGCCGCGTATTTTGATGCGATTGCCAAGGGCGATCTGACTCAACGTATCCGCGTGCTGACCGCCAATGAAATCGGTGATCTGTTCGAGTCGCTGGGTCGTATGCAGGAATCCCTGGTCAAGACCACCACCACGGTGCGTTTGGGCCTGGAAGAGATCCACGCCGGTGCGCAGGAAATTGCCCAGGGCAATACTAATATCAGCAGCCGTACCGAAGAGCAGGCCGCTTCCTTGCAGCAGACCGCTGCCAGCATGGAGCAGTTGGCCGGCACCGTTCGCCAGAACGCGGACAATGCCCAGCAAGCCAACCAACTGGCTGCAACCGCATCGGATGTGGCCCATCGTGGCGGCAGTGCTGTCAATGAAGTGGTGGCAACCATGCAAGGCATTTCGGCCAGCTCCAACAAGATTTCCGACATTGTGGGCGTGATCGACAGCATCGCTTTCCAGACCAATATTCTGGCTCTGAACGCGGCTGTGGAAGCGGCGCGTGCCGGTGAGCAGGGCAAGGGTTTTGCCGTGGTGGCCGCTGAAGTGCGAGCTCTGGCTCAGCGCAGTGCCCAGGCCGCCCGTGAAATTACCGCTTTGATTGAAGACTCGGTGCGCAAAGTGACGGAAGGCTCCTCGCAAGTGGAACGTGCCGGTGCCACCATGCAGGAAATTGTGGACTCCGTGCGTCGCGTAACCGACATCATGGGTGAGATTACCGCTGCCACCATTGAACAGTCCTCCGGGATTGATCAGGTGAACCGCGCGGTCTCGCAAATGGATGAAACAACCCAGTACAACGCCCGTCTGGTGGAGCAGGCCGCTCTGGCGTCCTCCGGCCTGAGCGAGCAGGTGACCAAGGTCAACCAGGCCATCGCCTTCTTCCGTTCGCCCGGTACGGAAGTGATTGATGTCAGCGCGCGCCGTGTGGCCAACCGCCGCAGTGTGGCTGCCGCTTCCCCCGAAACAGAACAACGTCGCAGCCCCGCCTTGAACGGCAGTGCCGCGGCCGCCAAAGCCAGCCACTCCACGAAAGGCTTGTCGGCGCCTGCCAAAGCAGCACCGGCTGCCAAGGCCAGCGCTGCCCAGGACGATAGCCAGCGCCTGCTGCGCCCGGACCTGAGCAAGAGCAGCAGCGCCGCTTCGGATGATGATTGGGAGGAGTTTTAATGTCTCGCACCCGACTGAATACCTGGGTCGGGCTGGGACGTAAGACGCTGATAGGCTTGTGCTTGCTAACCCTGGCTGCGTGTGCCACCCAGGGTTCCTCTTTCAAGGCTTCGGGGTTGAATGATCTGATCCTTGGCCAAAGTACTCGTGCCGATGCCGAGCTGTCCTTGCAAGGTCGTCCTCATCAGGTCTACCGGCAGCTCGATGGCAGTGAAATGGCTGTATGGTTCCAGGGCACAACCCTGGCAACAGATGCGGTCTATTTTCGACAGGAACTGTGGCTTCAATTCGATGCCCAGGGGCGTTTCCAGCAAGTGGTCAAACGCAGTCATATTCCTTCCATGTATCGCGAGCAAGCGCGTAGTACCACGACAGGCTCGGTCACGATTGAGCACCCTGGCACGGACATGATCACCATCTTGCCGGTCAGCCACTAGAGTTTTCTTTGGATTTAGCAAATGCTGGGTATTGAAAGCAGTCTTCCGTCCGCGTCCCGCGCTTCTAAACGTCGTTCCTCCAAATCTTTTCGCCCCAGTCTGAAGTCCGCTTCGGGCCTGAAGATCAGCACCATGCTGATGATCTGCATGGGCTTGTTCATGGTCCTGATTGTGGCCGTGGGTGGCCTGGCGGCTTACTATCTGCAGCAAAGCGGCGATGCGCTGCGTACCATCAATCGCCAGGCGGATCGTTCGGTGCAGATTCTGCAGCTGAACAACAATATGATGGAAGCCCGCATCAGCCTGATGGGCGCCGCGCGTTTTTACCAGGAAGCCGGTATTGATAACGATCCGAATCTGGTGCAAAGCGCTGATAACGCCGTGATCATGGCGACTCAAAAGCTGGATGAGGTACGCAAGGCCTTTGCGGATATTCGTGCCAATATGCCGACCGAGCCGGAATTGCGTCGTCTGGCCATGGGGCTGGTCGCTTCCTACCAGGCTTATCTGGACGATGGTATCGAGCCCATGGTTCAGGCCTTGGAAACCCGTGACTACAGCACCTTTTACTTCGTCAGCGAAGGCTTTGGCGTGCTGCGTGCTGCTACCTTCCAGTTCCGTATTGAAGAGCTGAGCAAGTATTACAACGACCAGACCGATATCTTGCTGGAACAATCTGAATTGCAGACCAGCGTGGCCAATAGCGTGATTGGTCTGGGCTTGCTGATTGGCTTGGCCATTATTGTGGCGCTGCGTCTGGTGCTGGGTCGTACCGCTTTGGCTCCCCTGCGTGAAGCCGGTGTGCACTTTGACCATATTGCCAATGGCGATCTGACCAAGAAGATTACCTACCGTTCGGCCAATGAAGTGGGTGTTTTGTATGACGCCATGCGCCGCATGCAGCAAAGCCTGCAAGGTATTGTGCTGACCGTGCGCCAAGGTGTGGACGAGATTGCCTCGGGCTCCTCGCAGATTTTTGCGGGCAATACCGACCTGAGCTCTCGTACTGAACAACAAGCTGCGGCCTTGCAGGAAACGGCGGCCAGTCTGGAAGAGTTGGCCAGCACGGTGCGCCAGAACGCGGACAATGCTAGTCAGGCAGACCAGCTGGCGCATAACGCCGCCAAGGTTGCTCGCCAGGGTGGGGAGTCGGTCGGTGCCGTGGTCAACACCATGAACCAGATTTCTGCCCGTTCCGGACAGGTGGCTGATATCGTCAACGTGATTGACGGTATTGCCTTCCAAACCAATATTCTGGCCTTGAACGCGGCCGTGGAAGCCGCCCGTGCCGGTGAGCAGGGCAAGGGCTTCGCGGTGGTGGCGGGTGAAGTGCGCAGTCTGGCACAACGCAGCGCGCAAGCGGCCAAGGAAATCAAGGGCCTGATCGAAGCCTCGCAAAATGAAGTCCAGACCGGTACACAGCAAGTGGCCAGCGCGGGCGACATTATTCAGGAAGTGGTGCGTGCCGTGAATAGCGTGACCACCTTGATGAGCGAAATTTCCTCCGCCTCCCAGGAGCAAACCGCGGGTATCGAGCAGATCAATACCGCTGTGGCTCAAATGGATGCTGTGGTGCAGCAAAACGCATCACTGGTGGAAGAAGCAGCCGCTGCCGCAGGCTCCTTGCAGTCCCAATCCGAGACCCTGGCTGAGGCCGTGTCCCAGTTCAAGGTTCAGGAAGGCGATGTCATCGACATGGCCGAGCGCGACTACGATCGTTTGCGTTAAGCGCTTTGA encodes:
- a CDS encoding methyl-accepting chemotaxis protein, which encodes MLFKNLSLKVGMTFCIAALMALTVAMAGWALYYFHGLLALGSGDKVLRTLQEQQSMFNIVLTVVLVLAVLLGLAAISYFFRRVVRPLGDFAAYFDAIAKGDLTQRIRVLTANEIGDLFESLGRMQESLVKTTTTVRLGLEEIHAGAQEIAQGNTNISSRTEEQAASLQQTAASMEQLAGTVRQNADNAQQANQLAATASDVAHRGGSAVNEVVATMQGISASSNKISDIVGVIDSIAFQTNILALNAAVEAARAGEQGKGFAVVAAEVRALAQRSAQAAREITALIEDSVRKVTEGSSQVERAGATMQEIVDSVRRVTDIMGEITAATIEQSSGIDQVNRAVSQMDETTQYNARLVEQAALASSGLSEQVTKVNQAIAFFRSPGTEVIDVSARRVANRRSVAAASPETEQRRSPALNGSAAAAKASHSTKGLSAPAKAAPAAKASAAQDDSQRLLRPDLSKSSSAASDDDWEEF
- a CDS encoding methyl-accepting chemotaxis protein translates to MLGIESSLPSASRASKRRSSKSFRPSLKSASGLKISTMLMICMGLFMVLIVAVGGLAAYYLQQSGDALRTINRQADRSVQILQLNNNMMEARISLMGAARFYQEAGIDNDPNLVQSADNAVIMATQKLDEVRKAFADIRANMPTEPELRRLAMGLVASYQAYLDDGIEPMVQALETRDYSTFYFVSEGFGVLRAATFQFRIEELSKYYNDQTDILLEQSELQTSVANSVIGLGLLIGLAIIVALRLVLGRTALAPLREAGVHFDHIANGDLTKKITYRSANEVGVLYDAMRRMQQSLQGIVLTVRQGVDEIASGSSQIFAGNTDLSSRTEQQAAALQETAASLEELASTVRQNADNASQADQLAHNAAKVARQGGESVGAVVNTMNQISARSGQVADIVNVIDGIAFQTNILALNAAVEAARAGEQGKGFAVVAGEVRSLAQRSAQAAKEIKGLIEASQNEVQTGTQQVASAGDIIQEVVRAVNSVTTLMSEISSASQEQTAGIEQINTAVAQMDAVVQQNASLVEEAAAAAGSLQSQSETLAEAVSQFKVQEGDVIDMAERDYDRLR